A region from the Actinoplanes sp. OR16 genome encodes:
- a CDS encoding GGDEF domain-containing protein — protein sequence MERSHKAAERRREIIAPALRQDPLLTAAGWWTILAVILFFTLSGHTEAQVRIYWAFQVPLDLLLAYSSWRVSRVATGATRRFWRVLTACGVLFVVGDTTQTLSVLLGSVSGLTNGGAVQSTCFAVGLGILIIAMLAHPHPSRSGRERIAFWLDSATVLVGGAVVAWCFAADSEGSTGDLIATLAAGAVILTAAFASTKMSLSGNAPMHKAAVLPMLLSAGFNSIGFFLAPGSSGSLPAYVFALRFLPSLLIAAGPRTQEIIARFDQHAFGAKRRKPYSLLPYGSIAIVFGALVFIVSSSQSFERGDESKLWGVIAGLGVIIALVAGRQLVAFHDNTRLIKELDHTLAELREHETRLRHQANTDGLTGLANRTHLQEEMTAALDHHEPETVSLLLIDLDGFKAVNDTLGHPAGDALLVGVAGKLTESVRAGDLVARLGGDEFAVLLHDCDETSAEHTARRILQAMETPIPVGDGAMAKANASIGAATAGVDADIESLLRDADIAMYAAKRAGKGCWRVYHPGLAGVQAG from the coding sequence GTGGAGAGGTCACACAAGGCCGCGGAGCGGCGTCGCGAGATCATCGCGCCGGCGTTGCGTCAGGACCCGCTGCTGACCGCCGCCGGCTGGTGGACCATCCTCGCGGTGATCCTCTTCTTCACGCTGTCCGGGCACACCGAGGCGCAGGTGCGGATCTACTGGGCCTTCCAGGTGCCGCTCGACCTGCTCCTGGCGTATTCGTCGTGGCGGGTCTCCCGGGTCGCCACCGGCGCGACCCGGCGATTCTGGCGCGTCCTGACCGCGTGCGGCGTCCTGTTCGTCGTCGGCGACACCACTCAGACGCTGTCCGTGCTGCTCGGCAGCGTCAGCGGCCTGACCAACGGCGGCGCGGTGCAGAGCACGTGCTTCGCGGTCGGTCTCGGCATCCTGATCATCGCGATGCTGGCCCACCCGCACCCGTCCCGGTCCGGCCGGGAGCGGATCGCGTTCTGGCTGGACTCGGCGACGGTGCTGGTCGGCGGCGCGGTCGTGGCCTGGTGCTTCGCCGCCGACAGCGAAGGGTCGACCGGCGACCTGATCGCCACGCTGGCGGCCGGCGCGGTCATCCTCACGGCGGCCTTCGCCTCCACCAAGATGAGCCTCAGCGGCAACGCACCGATGCACAAGGCGGCGGTGCTGCCGATGCTCCTCTCGGCCGGTTTCAACAGCATCGGTTTCTTTCTGGCTCCCGGTAGTTCGGGCTCGCTTCCGGCGTACGTCTTCGCCCTGCGCTTCCTTCCGAGCCTGCTCATCGCCGCCGGTCCGCGCACCCAGGAGATCATCGCCCGCTTCGACCAGCACGCGTTCGGGGCCAAGCGCCGCAAGCCGTACAGCCTGCTCCCGTACGGCTCGATCGCGATCGTCTTCGGCGCGCTCGTCTTCATCGTCAGCTCCAGCCAGTCCTTCGAGCGCGGCGACGAGAGCAAGCTGTGGGGCGTCATCGCGGGCCTCGGCGTCATCATCGCGCTGGTCGCGGGACGGCAGCTGGTCGCCTTCCACGACAACACCAGGCTGATCAAAGAGCTCGACCACACCCTCGCCGAGCTGCGCGAACACGAGACCCGGCTGCGTCATCAGGCCAACACCGACGGCCTCACCGGACTCGCCAACCGCACCCATCTGCAGGAGGAGATGACGGCGGCCCTGGACCACCACGAGCCGGAGACCGTGTCGCTGCTGCTGATCGACCTCGACGGTTTCAAGGCGGTGAACGACACGCTCGGTCACCCGGCCGGCGACGCTCTCCTGGTGGGCGTCGCCGGGAAGCTCACCGAGTCGGTGCGCGCCGGCGATCTGGTGGCACGGCTCGGCGGTGACGAGTTCGCCGTCCTGCTGCACGACTGCGACGAGACCTCCGCCGAGCACACCGCACGCCGCATCCTGCAGGCGATGGAGACCCCGATCCCGGTCGGCGACGGCGCGATGGCGAAGGCCAACGCGAGCATCGGCGCGGCCACCGCCGGTGTGGACGCGGACATCGAGTCGCTCCTGCGCGATGCGGACATAGCGATGTATGCGGCGAAACGCGCCGGTAAGGGCTGCTGGCGCGTCTACCACCCGGGCCTCGCGGGGGTCCAGGCAGGCTGA
- a CDS encoding helix-turn-helix transcriptional regulator, which translates to MDRDYAEPLDVPALARDACMSAGHFSRSFRAAFGETPYSYLMTRRIERAKALLRRGDLSVTEVCFAVGCTSLGSFSTRFTELVGESPSAYRARDHEAGAAIPACYAKIYTRPVRNGEAGRSPRP; encoded by the coding sequence ATGGACCGTGACTACGCGGAACCGCTCGACGTCCCGGCGCTGGCCCGGGACGCCTGCATGTCGGCCGGTCACTTCTCGCGCAGTTTCCGGGCCGCGTTCGGCGAGACGCCGTACAGCTATCTCATGACCCGCCGGATCGAGCGCGCCAAGGCCTTGCTGCGCCGCGGCGACCTGTCGGTGACCGAGGTCTGCTTCGCCGTCGGCTGTACGTCCCTCGGCTCGTTCAGCACCCGGTTCACCGAGCTGGTCGGGGAGAGCCCGAGCGCCTATCGGGCCCGCGACCACGAGGCCGGCGCCGCGATCCCGGCCTGCTACGCCAAGATTTACACGAGACCGGTCAGGAACGGAGAAGCCGGCCGCTCGCCGCGTCCGTAG
- a CDS encoding VOC family protein — protein MTVRIATTFIAVDDHDKALGFYRDALGLEVRNDVGFEGMRWITLGAADQPDVDIVLEPPLADPSASPADREVMAELLAKGLLRSVLFTTADVDATFEKVRAAGGEVLQEPIDQPYGVRDCAFRDPAGNMVRINQKK, from the coding sequence ATGACAGTCCGGATTGCGACCACGTTCATCGCCGTCGACGACCACGACAAGGCGCTCGGCTTCTACCGGGACGCGCTGGGCCTGGAGGTCCGCAACGACGTCGGCTTCGAAGGGATGCGCTGGATCACCCTCGGCGCAGCCGACCAGCCCGACGTCGACATCGTCCTGGAACCGCCGCTCGCCGACCCCAGCGCCTCCCCGGCCGACCGCGAGGTGATGGCCGAACTGCTCGCCAAGGGCCTGCTCCGATCGGTCCTGTTCACCACCGCCGACGTCGACGCCACGTTCGAGAAGGTTCGGGCCGCCGGGGGTGAGGTGCTGCAGGAGCCGATCGATCAGCCGTACGGCGTCCGCGACTGCGCCTTCCGCGACCCGGCCGGCAACATGGTGCGGATCAACCAGAAGAAGTGA
- a CDS encoding GNAT family N-acetyltransferase produces MIGMHLENAAGMWASKVAEPVRGRGYLLAEHDTGARVVILDDTADAAEVMGLAPRRRLVVEDAFGVLEGFGGAEPGMPIMVRRLGGADAASSAARRPGGADAATPAVRVEQVQDPETLAVAERVIVDGFPLPAYQPWEPGRALPAEVLKRPGWKVWIGWYDGEPAAAAYTFDDGTAVGVYWLATLPGQRSRGAGRAVLTTALATAPERHFTLIATEAGRPLYESAGFEIAGDSVWHTRPPLES; encoded by the coding sequence ATGATCGGAATGCACCTGGAGAACGCGGCGGGGATGTGGGCTTCCAAAGTGGCGGAGCCGGTGCGCGGGCGGGGGTACCTGCTGGCCGAGCATGACACCGGCGCCCGCGTCGTGATTCTCGACGACACGGCGGACGCGGCCGAGGTCATGGGGCTGGCGCCTCGGCGGAGGCTCGTCGTGGAGGACGCCTTCGGGGTGCTGGAAGGGTTCGGCGGCGCGGAGCCGGGGATGCCGATCATGGTGCGGCGGCTCGGGGGTGCGGACGCTGCCTCTTCTGCGGCGCGGCGGCCCGGGGGTGCGGACGCTGCCACTCCTGCGGTGCGGGTGGAGCAGGTTCAGGATCCGGAGACGCTGGCGGTGGCGGAGCGCGTGATCGTGGACGGGTTTCCGCTGCCCGCCTATCAGCCGTGGGAGCCGGGCCGGGCGCTCCCCGCCGAGGTGCTGAAGCGGCCGGGGTGGAAGGTGTGGATCGGGTGGTACGACGGTGAGCCGGCGGCGGCCGCGTACACGTTCGACGACGGTACGGCTGTCGGCGTCTACTGGCTGGCGACGCTCCCGGGACAACGGTCGCGGGGCGCCGGCCGGGCGGTGCTGACCACGGCTCTGGCCACGGCGCCGGAGCGGCACTTCACGCTGATCGCCACGGAGGCCGGGCGGCCGCTGTACGAGTCGGCCGGCTTCGAGATCGCCGGCGACTCGGTGTGGCACACCCGGCCACCGCTGGAGAGCTGA
- a CDS encoding HNH endonuclease family protein — MGAPMRLSLRPLIPAALAGVLVSLFLGAPAEATPPGIPSKATAQTYLNSLTVAAEANAGTYDRDLFPHWITISGTCNTRETVLKRDGSSVVTSSACAATSGSWYSPYDGATWTAASDLDIDHVVPLAEAWRSGASAWTTSKRQSFANDLTRPQLIAVTDNVNQSKGDQDPSTWQPSVTSYKCTYARMWIAVKYYWALKLQSAEKTALQTALNTCS; from the coding sequence ATGGGAGCCCCTATGCGCCTGTCCCTCCGTCCCCTCATCCCCGCAGCTCTCGCAGGTGTTCTGGTCAGCCTGTTCCTCGGCGCCCCGGCCGAGGCGACGCCGCCCGGCATTCCGAGCAAGGCGACCGCGCAGACCTATCTGAACTCGCTGACGGTTGCCGCCGAGGCCAATGCCGGCACTTATGACAGGGACCTCTTCCCGCACTGGATCACGATCAGCGGCACCTGCAACACGCGGGAGACGGTTCTCAAGCGCGACGGTTCCAGCGTGGTCACGAGTTCGGCCTGTGCGGCCACGTCGGGTTCGTGGTACTCGCCCTACGACGGCGCCACCTGGACCGCGGCCTCCGACCTCGACATCGATCACGTGGTGCCGCTCGCCGAGGCCTGGCGTTCCGGCGCGAGCGCGTGGACGACCAGCAAGCGGCAGAGTTTCGCCAACGACCTGACCCGTCCGCAGCTCATCGCCGTGACCGACAACGTCAACCAGTCGAAGGGCGATCAGGACCCGTCGACGTGGCAGCCGTCGGTGACGTCGTACAAGTGCACGTACGCCCGGATGTGGATCGCGGTCAAATACTACTGGGCCCTCAAACTGCAGTCCGCGGAGAAGACGGCGCTGCAGACGGCGCTGAACACCTGTAGTTGA
- a CDS encoding VOC family protein, producing MAFIAQISLGVAVAERAAVFWEAALGYVRRAPRWDDDDWIVIEPPPGVAGAPIAMDVSESRVEDYPRIHLDLYAGEAGLEAEVDRLVALGAGRVDWPHRAGPGEPEFVVLTDTEGNRFCVAAGL from the coding sequence ATGGCCTTCATTGCTCAGATCTCGCTGGGAGTCGCTGTTGCGGAGCGAGCGGCGGTGTTCTGGGAGGCCGCGCTGGGATACGTACGGCGGGCGCCTCGCTGGGACGACGACGACTGGATCGTCATCGAGCCGCCGCCGGGGGTGGCGGGGGCGCCGATCGCGATGGACGTCAGCGAGAGCCGGGTGGAGGACTACCCGCGCATCCACCTCGACCTGTACGCCGGGGAGGCCGGATTGGAGGCCGAGGTGGATCGGCTGGTCGCGCTGGGGGCCGGCCGGGTCGACTGGCCGCATCGGGCCGGGCCGGGTGAACCCGAGTTCGTGGTGCTCACCGACACCGAGGGCAACCGGTTCTGTGTGGCAGCGGGCCTATAA
- a CDS encoding 2'-5' RNA ligase family protein produces MKPFELRHGTGEWPAGETLLHVYAVPDLAENPELAKLTQGCREALAPYPLTPVGDPWLHITLMQITDQFGGRYSAADRAELAAALRADLAGFGGFELTIGSCLARHSGVTFDVHPDDDIVRLGAAVNESVGRVRGPAALKYHAGIPHMAVAYAHGEADNADVQRDLSRVRPSHAPMTVTAVQLVDVAGDPEAKTITWSLVDTIPL; encoded by the coding sequence GTGAAACCCTTCGAGCTGCGGCACGGAACCGGCGAGTGGCCCGCGGGCGAGACGCTCCTGCACGTCTACGCCGTCCCCGACCTGGCCGAGAACCCCGAACTGGCGAAACTGACGCAGGGCTGCCGTGAGGCGCTGGCGCCGTACCCGCTGACGCCCGTCGGGGATCCCTGGCTGCACATCACCCTCATGCAGATCACCGACCAGTTCGGCGGGCGCTACTCGGCGGCCGACCGCGCCGAGCTGGCCGCCGCCCTCCGCGCGGATCTGGCGGGCTTCGGCGGATTCGAGCTGACGATCGGCAGCTGCCTGGCACGGCACTCGGGCGTGACGTTCGACGTCCACCCCGACGACGACATCGTCCGGCTGGGAGCGGCGGTGAACGAATCCGTCGGCCGGGTGCGCGGCCCCGCGGCCCTGAAATACCACGCCGGCATCCCGCACATGGCCGTCGCCTACGCCCACGGCGAGGCCGACAACGCCGACGTCCAGCGCGACCTGAGCCGGGTCCGCCCGAGCCACGCGCCGATGACCGTCACGGCGGTGCAGCTGGTCGACGTGGCCGGCGACCCGGAGGCGAAGACCATCACCTGGTCACTGGTCGACACGATCCCGTTATAG
- a CDS encoding discoidin domain-containing protein — protein sequence MQAPVEQPAPDAVTVAGRDSRRRVRTVAGVVVALLAAGGGAGYAYNEGWAGESTRPAPTRQAGPVGVTSSPSAPVTASVPPIPVSSPEPVASPTAPRRSPSASPSASPAPAGRANPRGVNLALGGAVTASAAEGDPWLAKYAVDGDPATRWSSGFSDPQWIRVDLGERWQLSEVTLDWEAAYGVAYRVDSSLDGRKWTPIYATEAGKGGSVTVSASGQVARYVRMYGTKRNSSYGYSLLEFEVR from the coding sequence GTGCAGGCACCGGTGGAGCAGCCCGCGCCGGATGCGGTGACGGTGGCCGGGCGCGATTCGCGGCGGCGGGTCCGCACCGTCGCCGGCGTAGTGGTAGCCCTGCTGGCGGCCGGCGGCGGTGCGGGTTACGCGTACAACGAAGGATGGGCGGGAGAAAGCACCCGGCCCGCGCCCACGCGGCAGGCCGGCCCGGTCGGCGTCACGTCATCGCCGAGCGCGCCCGTGACCGCAAGCGTCCCGCCGATCCCGGTGTCGTCACCCGAGCCCGTGGCATCGCCGACAGCGCCGCGCAGGAGCCCGAGCGCATCCCCGTCCGCGTCTCCCGCGCCCGCCGGCAGGGCGAACCCCCGCGGCGTCAACCTGGCCCTCGGCGGCGCGGTCACCGCGTCGGCGGCCGAGGGCGATCCGTGGCTCGCGAAGTACGCCGTCGACGGCGACCCGGCCACGCGCTGGTCGAGCGGTTTCTCCGACCCGCAGTGGATCAGAGTCGACCTGGGGGAGCGGTGGCAGCTGTCCGAGGTGACGCTCGACTGGGAGGCGGCGTACGGGGTCGCCTACCGCGTCGACTCCTCGCTCGACGGCCGGAAGTGGACGCCGATCTACGCCACCGAGGCGGGCAAGGGCGGCAGCGTCACGGTCAGCGCATCAGGCCAGGTGGCACGGTATGTCCGGATGTACGGCACCAAGCGGAACAGCTCCTACGGCTACTCGCTGCTGGAGTTCGAAGTGCGCTGA
- a CDS encoding nucleotidyltransferase domain-containing protein, translating to MNTERTEPGTQRQLAAIAEVAALGIPVWLRGGWAMDFFLGYVSRPHRDVDWFAWAADADRIAAALTDASVPPVLAEELVALRKCSAPEVGGLEVV from the coding sequence ATGAATACGGAACGAACGGAGCCCGGCACGCAACGGCAACTCGCGGCCATCGCCGAGGTCGCCGCGCTCGGCATTCCGGTGTGGCTGCGCGGCGGGTGGGCGATGGACTTCTTCCTCGGGTACGTGAGCCGGCCGCACCGGGACGTCGACTGGTTCGCCTGGGCCGCCGACGCCGACCGGATCGCCGCCGCGCTCACCGACGCCTCGGTCCCGCCGGTTCTGGCGGAGGAGCTGGTCGCGCTCCGGAAGTGCTCGGCGCCGGAAGTAGGTGGCCTAGAAGTCGTCTGA
- a CDS encoding DUF1707 and DUF4190 domain-containing protein gives MYREPHMRVSDADRETIVARLNQATAEGRLSIEEFSERTRQAYACRTWGELSRVVWDLPAHTGTHPVVYGRTAPPPPPSPNGGAPLVALVLGVLSLPATFCVPVGPFLSIGAIISGVIGLRSPVNRGMAVAGIGLGALGLIFQIVFILFFAFSSDDF, from the coding sequence ATGTACCGCGAGCCACACATGCGGGTGTCCGACGCCGACCGCGAGACGATCGTGGCCCGCCTGAACCAGGCGACCGCCGAGGGCCGGCTGTCCATCGAGGAGTTCAGCGAGCGGACCCGGCAGGCCTACGCGTGCCGCACTTGGGGCGAGCTGTCCCGCGTGGTCTGGGATCTCCCGGCGCACACCGGCACCCACCCCGTGGTCTACGGCAGGACCGCGCCACCGCCGCCGCCCTCCCCGAACGGCGGCGCGCCCCTGGTCGCCCTGGTCCTCGGCGTGCTCTCGCTGCCGGCGACGTTCTGTGTCCCGGTCGGCCCCTTCCTGTCCATCGGGGCGATCATCAGCGGGGTGATCGGGCTGCGGTCCCCGGTGAATCGGGGGATGGCGGTCGCCGGGATCGGTCTGGGCGCACTCGGGCTGATCTTCCAGATCGTCTTCATCCTGTTCTTCGCGTTCTCCTCAGACGACTTCTAG